A genomic segment from Polyangium mundeleinium encodes:
- a CDS encoding SMI1/KNR4 family protein has translation MVGASAAALDALESKLMVELPPSLRTFLAYDFTFASFGKRFKGRHRFGEDARAPQPKITSVRKLAESMVELGWTDSRVRGKVVRLPNKPGQPWNALYLGEARRDGELVILGLDHDETNVRVFPRYTAFDLYLAHQLGMLKLRQSMMLDDLESHLAHNPELLSRDEDEDESTDY, from the coding sequence ATGGTCGGCGCAAGCGCGGCCGCGCTCGACGCGCTCGAATCCAAGCTGATGGTGGAGCTGCCGCCCTCGCTCCGGACGTTCCTCGCCTACGACTTCACCTTCGCGAGCTTCGGCAAGCGCTTCAAAGGCCGGCACCGCTTCGGCGAGGATGCGCGCGCGCCGCAGCCGAAGATCACCTCGGTCCGCAAGCTCGCGGAGTCGATGGTCGAGCTCGGATGGACCGACTCGCGCGTCCGCGGCAAGGTCGTGCGCCTGCCGAACAAGCCGGGCCAGCCCTGGAACGCGCTCTACCTCGGCGAGGCGCGGCGCGACGGCGAGCTCGTCATCCTGGGCCTGGATCACGACGAGACGAACGTGCGCGTCTTCCCGCGGTACACGGCCTTCGACCTCTACCTCGCGCACCAGCTCGGCATGCTCAAGCTCCGCCAGAGCATGATGCTCGACGATCTCGAGTCGCACCTGGCGCACAACCCGGAGCTTCTTTCGCGTGATGAGGACGAGGACGAGAGCACGGACTACTGA
- a CDS encoding lysylphosphatidylglycerol synthase transmembrane domain-containing protein, giving the protein MNKLVRRVVWVMLLGVVLYGGLVLYRDANLIAARLATYAWSTFAIACALAFGNYLLRYLKWEYYLARLDIRGVPKFESLLVYLSGFVLTVTPGKVGEVFKSLILFQLRKVPIERTAPIVIAERVTDLIGVIAIIAVGSASFPGGALWAGLGAATVVVLLVFVSVPAVNGAVVRILPKLPGPLGRVGGKVAPKIEEALGGLRTIVSPAQLVWPTLLSIVAWSLEGVALWVILRGFGEQASMSLSMFFYSTATLAGALVPVPGGLGVTEKLLEEQMARLGGVEAATSTAAMILVRFATLWFAVAVGFAALGLLRAKHGAAVLGGEPVPQDPEAQRNLLTERTP; this is encoded by the coding sequence TTGAACAAGCTGGTCCGCCGCGTCGTGTGGGTGATGCTGCTCGGCGTCGTCCTCTACGGCGGCCTCGTCCTCTACCGCGACGCGAACCTCATCGCCGCGCGCCTCGCGACCTACGCCTGGTCCACGTTCGCCATCGCCTGCGCGCTCGCCTTCGGCAACTACCTCCTGCGCTACCTCAAGTGGGAGTACTACCTCGCGCGGCTCGACATCCGCGGCGTGCCCAAGTTCGAGAGCTTGCTCGTCTACCTGTCGGGCTTCGTCCTGACGGTCACGCCGGGCAAGGTCGGCGAGGTCTTCAAGTCGCTCATCCTGTTCCAGCTCCGCAAGGTGCCGATCGAGCGCACCGCGCCCATCGTCATCGCCGAGCGCGTGACCGATCTCATCGGCGTGATCGCCATCATCGCGGTCGGCAGCGCGAGCTTCCCCGGCGGCGCGCTCTGGGCCGGCCTCGGCGCGGCGACCGTGGTCGTGCTGCTCGTCTTCGTCTCGGTCCCCGCCGTGAACGGCGCCGTCGTGCGGATCCTGCCCAAGCTCCCCGGGCCGCTCGGGCGCGTGGGCGGCAAGGTCGCGCCGAAGATCGAAGAGGCGCTCGGCGGGCTGCGCACGATCGTCTCGCCCGCGCAGCTCGTGTGGCCGACGCTCCTCTCGATCGTCGCGTGGTCGCTCGAAGGCGTGGCGCTTTGGGTGATCCTGCGCGGCTTCGGCGAGCAGGCGTCGATGTCGCTCTCGATGTTCTTCTACTCGACGGCGACGCTCGCGGGCGCGCTCGTGCCGGTCCCGGGCGGGCTCGGCGTGACGGAAAAGCTGCTCGAAGAGCAGATGGCGCGGCTCGGCGGCGTGGAGGCGGCGACCTCGACGGCGGCCATGATCCTCGTGCGCTTTGCCACCTTGTGGTTTGCCGTCGCGGTCGGTTTCGCGGCGCTCGGGCTGCTCCGGGCCAAACACGGCGCGGCCGTGCTCGGCGGCGAACCCGTGCCTCAGGACCCGGAAGCGCAACGGAATCTCTTGACAGAACGCACGCCTTGA
- a CDS encoding RluA family pseudouridine synthase, with the protein MRRAPDPLVTSSFEASATDPRDRLDKLVVRLLEKSGTAASRAAVQRWIEHGRVLVDGKPGRASMAVAAGARIDVTPEPPEPTRAEPDASIPLAVVYEDAHLVVIDKPAGLVVHPAKGHASGTLVNALLGRGGFERAGADPLDPEGHLRPGIVHRLDKDTSGLLVVAKDAETREALKARFAKHDIEREYVAVVVGEAKEATFETLHGRHPTDRLRFTTHVQEGKRAVTRVHVLERLGLSTLVACHLETGRTHQIRVHLAERGKTPILGDALYGKTPRDPELRTLAESLGRQALHARVLGFEHPATGSRLHFESPIPADMARVIEALRLRA; encoded by the coding sequence ATGCGACGCGCGCCCGATCCCCTCGTCACCTCGTCGTTCGAAGCGAGCGCGACCGATCCGCGCGACCGGCTCGACAAGCTCGTCGTACGCCTGCTGGAAAAATCAGGCACAGCCGCGTCCCGTGCCGCGGTGCAGCGCTGGATCGAACACGGGCGTGTGCTCGTCGACGGAAAACCCGGCCGCGCGTCGATGGCCGTCGCCGCGGGCGCGCGGATCGACGTGACGCCGGAGCCGCCGGAGCCGACACGCGCGGAGCCGGATGCGTCGATCCCGCTCGCCGTGGTGTACGAGGACGCGCACCTCGTCGTGATCGACAAGCCCGCGGGCCTCGTGGTGCATCCGGCGAAAGGGCACGCGAGCGGGACACTGGTCAACGCGCTGCTCGGCCGCGGCGGCTTCGAACGCGCGGGCGCCGATCCGCTCGATCCCGAGGGGCACTTGCGGCCCGGGATCGTGCATCGCCTCGACAAGGACACGAGCGGGCTGCTCGTCGTGGCGAAGGACGCGGAGACACGCGAGGCGCTGAAGGCGCGCTTCGCGAAGCACGACATCGAACGCGAGTACGTGGCCGTCGTCGTGGGTGAGGCGAAGGAGGCGACGTTCGAGACGCTCCACGGCCGTCACCCGACGGATCGGCTGCGGTTCACGACGCACGTGCAGGAGGGCAAGCGCGCGGTGACGCGCGTGCACGTGCTCGAACGTCTTGGGCTTTCGACGCTCGTCGCGTGCCACCTGGAGACAGGGCGCACGCACCAGATCCGCGTGCACCTCGCGGAGCGTGGGAAGACGCCGATCCTCGGCGATGCTTTGTACGGGAAGACGCCCCGGGATCCGGAGCTGCGGACGCTCGCGGAGTCGCTCGGGCGTCAGGCGCTGCATGCGCGGGTGCTCGGTTTCGAGCACCCGGCGACGGGCAGCCGTCTGCACTTCGAAAGCCCGATCCCCGCGGACATGGCCCGCGTGATCGAGGCGCTACGTCTCCGCGCCTGA